From the genome of Prunus persica cultivar Lovell chromosome G8, Prunus_persica_NCBIv2, whole genome shotgun sequence:
TGAAGTCAGTATTTTTATCCTACATTACTTAAAAGTGACAAGTAGTTGCAGAAACCaaagattttgttttatttccaCTCACCTCGTTGTAAAGTTCAAGATCCTCCACACATAACGTGTTGTTTAGATCCACATTGATATACTCTCCCTTGcagttttttttcattgacttgcaaaatataaaaatcacaACCAGATTTAAGAAAGTCTTTTAGCAAGAAATGAAGCGAGTATGCAAGAGCACTGggtacataaaaaaaaaaaaccagtgcGTATTTCACCTGGTATAGTTCATCTGATATAAGTGCTTTTAGGTAAGCAAATAACACTTTGTAattataatctttttttttatctgtCACTGGATTGCCGAGCACATATCCCTGCAGCCAATATACTTTTAAGGCCTACATTCATATGATGAGGAATTTATGAACTACAACACAATAGAAATCATTCAAATTATAATGGCAGAAAATGTACTTTGAGATTCATTGGTGGCACATGTTCATCTTGATTACCTacacaaatataaaaataaattaaaatcaatagCTCATGAAActgtttttgccttatttGTCCATCTGATACATATTGAGCATGAAGAGGTGATGAATGAAATGTTCAATATTATTTTCATGTGAGACTGAATCAAAGGTAAAACTTAAGAGGGTTACCAACTTACCATCCGATATTTCCTGAACGACCATCGGAACAATTATGCCTGAATAAGAATCTCCAGCAATATAAAGTGGATTATTGTAGAACTTGGGATGATCCATAAGCCACTGCACCCACAATAgtaaaaacaaagatatagcTAAACTAGACGCAATAACATAATGTTCATTTCCAACAACCAATCATGTCaatttttgattaaaaaagccattcttaatcacttgaaAGATGATCACATGAACTAGACCTTATGCAGAAACCTCGTAGGCAAGCGCATCATCTCACCTTTCTAAGAAATTCATATGTTTGTGCAGCTGACAATGTGTCATTGAGATTGCTATATCCTTCCCAATTTTTTGCATAGGAGAACCCTGTGCCCACTGGTGCGTCTAAAAATATTATGTTGGCAACCTGAAAGTTTGGGATATTGTTCTTCTCAAtgtcatacgaacctgaatagtTTCTAAAGATCACATACAAAGACACAAACACGAAAACCTACCTTTGTCCATGAATATggattcaattttaattttggtttgTTGCCAATGGAATGTGCATAGTCAAAGGATAGTGGACCTACAACAAAGTATGTGTTAAACAGTTGGAACTTTAATGTGCAGAGTTACAATTATATTCTGTGTATTAGTGAAAAATACACAGAATATACTTAGAAAGCTAACACTAATCAACTTTGTATGGCTTTTGATAGGTTTTGAGGCTCTTGGGCTCGGTTAGTTGCTCAGTAGGTTTACTTGTGTGCTTTGGCGCCCTGcctaacccaaaaaagaacaaaaaaaacagagaaaacagagccttccctttcttttaaaaagattttctgattataaaatttcataaaatttcaaaatataataatatcatCTAAAAAATGCAGAGtctgaaaaatataataagggACGTACCTAAATTTTCATATACAAGGCCAGAGAAGGCAGAACAACCAGGACCTCCATTGAGCCAAAGCACCAGAGGATCATACTCTGGACTCCCTTCAGACTCAAAGAAGTAATAAAACAGCTGCACATCATCCATGCTGCCCACTCCCACGTACCTTCATATAATTAAcccataaattatataattcatTGCCATATTTTGTATTAATGCAAAGTAATTAACTGAGTAGAAAAATAATAGTTATAAGAACAAAGATACCAACCCAGTTTCAAGCTTGAAGGGGAGGTCACCTCGAAAGCCGGGTAGGGTTTTGATGATATTGGACGTTGATGCAACATTAATGTTCAGAAGGGTCACCAGAAGAAGTGCTTGTGGCAAcatggtgatgatgatataCTTGCTGCTAGGCATATTTcatcacatatatatagagaggAATGCTTTACGGCGCTACTGTGAATTTAGGAAGCGTGCCATAATTGAATATGTCTTTTGACTTCAGCCATGACGTGATTGGGTAGTCTGGACATTAAGTGAATCCTCGAAGGAGACCCTCTTCATTTAATTATCCCTTTTTTATTGGGAAATGCCATCTCACATGTGAGTTGAGGTGGACATCCAAttcattaaaattatattagtttttttttttgacatatcaattttttattattttctttaattgaaAAAACCTAACCCTACTGGATTAGAGACTCTTGGTATAATGGTCCTTCTATGAGAGGTTATGGAGGTAGTCGGAGCTGGTGATGCAAGGAGCAGTGTTATGACCCCTCAACTACCATTGATCATAGACTGTAGACATCATCTCAAAGGTGGACTAACCAAAAATTAAAGGTGGAGGGAGTGGAGCGGTGGCGGATCGACggcagaggaagaggaagagagggaATTTGGGGAGGCCAACAGGTAACGTGAAAACTGAAAAGTCTCCAGGgttaagttttttaattttttttaattaatgaaaattataagaaactcatatctttaaatatatatatatatatatatataattttaatgagTTGGATCTTGGGGAGGCCAACAGGTAACGTGAAAACTGAAAAGTCTCCAGGgttaagttttttaattttttttaattaatgaaaattataagaaactcatatctttaaatatatatataatatatataattttaatgagTTGGATGTCCACCTCAACTGCCACGTGAGATGGTATTAAAAATGTGGTATAATTATATGGTAAGCAtatcatttcctttttttatttgtttagccTAGTAATAATATGAATATGTTTTCctatcataaataaaataaaataaaattgaatatatttttcttttgggaattgtatttttcttttggcttttgaAGGAGATTGATTGTTACGGCGGGAAGTGATCACAAGCTAAGAGATCGGTGCATGTGAAAACACGTAGGCGTGCTGATCAATTGTTTGGAGAAATTCTTCCTGTGGATAAGGTGGGACCCCAATACAAGGTTTTAGCTTAGTTGTGGGATGGGCGGGGAAAAACTTGCAATTTCCAGTATAATGCTATATTACGTGGAAGTATTATCCGCCTATTGTAGCGTTATTGACAGGAAATAACAAGTTTTCTGCTTTTTATTGATATGCGGAAATTGAACCATTTTTTGGATCCAACTAATGGTCAGCCACCAATTAGTCAACTTAGTCTTCTCTGCAACTCTCTCTGATTGTTGTTCAAAGGGTATAAGATTCACAAAGGATCATCATCCAGATGATGATTTTTGCAtggtttttggtttatttactACCCAACACTGTAACACATTAACAATGAagatatattaaataaaactgATATTTGATTTATGATTTCATGTCAGTCTTGGAAGAATTGACTCTAACAGACACAGACGAAAGGGTAGTATGCGAACCAATTGACTTATTAATTTTGGGATACAGCAATAGAAATTCTGACTACAGAGGGTAGTATGCGAACCACCGACTAATCATGGCATGACATTCTTCAGGCTTGTACTCTGTTGCTGTGTGACCCGCTCCctgaaaaatcagaaaatttagTCTTAACTTTAGCTCAAGCAAATTGCAGTGTTGGAATAATTCAAGTTCATGGTGGGTCTTGGCTTCTTGCCTTTATAGTTGTATATGTCAACTGGTACTTTTTATCTGAGTACTGCACTCTGTATCTAAAGGGCAAAATAAGAAGGCGGCATAACTATGAGAGTTGTAATCTGATTTTGAGACTAAAATCAACTTAAACAGAAGAAAGATGAAGGacatgaaaaaattaaaaagtgaGAAAAAAGCTGAGATAGATATCAACCCTGCAACCTGTCCGTCGACGAACCATGGCTTCCAACGACTGTCAACAGTCAAGTTCAGAGATTCTATCCAAGCCATAGTAGCCACATATGGAATTACCATGTCATGATCACCGCTGTTAATCGACAAGCGTTGTGTTCAGAAGAAATGATAATTTGAGAATAATTAGATTGTGATGCAGCAAGATTAGCACTTACATACATAGGTTCAAtcatttataataaataggtGTCTTTATCCAAAGAAAACTGGAGAGAATTATAGACATATAGTACCTGTAAATCAGAACTCTATAGCCTTGTTTTATGAGATTCTCATGATAGACAAGACTGGAGGaaacatcaaatatatatgaatCTTTTAAGGTATGATTGCATCTCAACCATTCCTTAATGCTTCCCTGATTTTCATTTAAgacagaaaaattaaattactgTGATATGTCATGAAAACTTGAAGAATATATTTGGAAGGAACTCATTAATTACCTCCTGAATATGAAGAGCATCTTGGACAGTTTTGTCATTTGCCCAAATATAAGAGAAGAGATAATTGTAACTCTGCATTAAAATAAGGCAGATATATGTTGACTCAAAGTTTACATTTAGTACAACAAACACTAATGAGTAACCCACAACCTACAGATAAGTTACTGCTATGTCCTATGCATTGTGTGTGTGCATGCGTGTGTGCGCAGAGAGACTTACCCGACACCATGGCCTAGTAAGTTCAGGAAAGGAAAGGAGGAGATTTACGGAGTCTTTATCGCTAAAATAGTTTATGTTCCACTTTGACCCTGCTGATTTTGGCGATGCTACTGAAGTACATGTAGGTTCCAATATCTGTGCACTCTGTATGTCTTCAATACACTGCCGATCCAATTGTGAAGTCAGTATTTTTATCCTACATTACTTAAAAGTGACAAGTAGATGCAGAAACAAAAGATTCTGCTTTATTTTCACTCACCTCGTTGTAAAGTTCAAGATCCCCCACACATAACGTGTTGTTTAGATCCACATTGATATACTCTCCCTTGCAGTTTTTTCTCATTGACttgcaaaatataaaaatcacaACCAGATTTAAGAAAGACAGTCTTTTAGCAAGAAATGAAGTGAGTATGCAAGTGCGTAGTCACCTGGTATAGTTCATCTGATATAAGTGCTTTTAGGTAAGCAAATAACACTTTgtaattattatcttttttttcatctgTCACTGGATTTCCAAGCACATATCCCTGCAGCCAATATACTTTTAACTTTTAAGGCCCACATTCAGATGATGAGGAATTTATGAACTACAACACAATAGAAATCATTCAAATTATAATGGCAGAAAATGTACTTTGAGATTCATTGGTGGCACATGTTCATCTTGATTACCTACACAAAtataaaatcaattaaaatcaaTACCTCATGAAActgtttttgccttatttGTCCATCTGATATTTATTGAGCATGAAGAGGTTATGAATGAAATGTTCAATATTATTTTCATGAGAGACTGAATCAAAGGTTGCAGGATTTGACCCTTCTCTCAATTCTTGGTAGCTGAAACTGACAAAAGGTAAAACTTAAGAGGGTTACCAACTTACCATCCGATATTTCCTGAACGACCATCGGAACAATTATGCCAGAATAAGAATCTCCAGTAATATAAAGTGGATTATTGTAGAACTTGGGATGATCCATAAGCCACTGCACCCACAACAGTGAAAACAACAACATAACTAGCTAGATATGGAAGAAAAGTGTTTTATATTCAACAAGCCAATCATGTCGATTTTCGAAAGAATTCTTAATCACTAGAATTAAACCTCTCACCTTTCTAAGAAATTCATATGTCTGTGCAGCTGACAAGGTGTCATTGAGATTGTTATATCCTTCCCAATTTTTTGCATATGAGAATCCTGTGCCCACCGGTGCGTCTAAAAATATTATGTTGGCAACCTGAAAGTTTAGGATATTGTTCTTCTCAATGTTATAAGAACCGGAATAGTTGCTAAAGATCACATACGTACAAagacataaacaaaaacaccTACCTTTGTCCATGAATATGgattcaattttagttttggttTGTTGCCAATGGAATGCGCATAGTCAAAGGATAGTGGACCTACAACAAAGTACGTATTAAATAGTCCtagttagtaaaatacaaaatggGAAAAGTACAACTTAAAAGTTCGatcactatataatattagTTAATCTTCAACATtcactattattttttgagcATGACAAATCAAGTTGGTTTacatctttaattatttttcagttgttgataaataataaatataagaacATGTACCATGTCCAGTGAATAACATGAAAagagtaaaatattgtagtaaaaaattataaataaattactagaatgtgttttattttctttcattaattactctAGATTTTCTAATTCGAGGAATTTGTTAGCTCACAATAttatcaacttaaatcactcAAACCCACTATGCAATGCATATACTTCTAATTTTATGTGGCAAAATAATAGATGAATGACTAAATAAACTTATTCTAAAGTTTCATTACAAATTTCCATGTATTTATCACAACTTCCGTGGATTTTATCccatttttatcgatatcaatATTTTTCCTATATTTCCATGTTTTTGAACGAGCGATATTTCCAAAACCCCCCGATATTTAAGACCCTGATCAAAATTAACCCCAGTAAAAAATACACAGAATATACTTAGAAAACCTAAACACTCGTCAACTTCGTGCTTGCTGATAACTTGGGGTGTACGGCTTTTGATGGGTCCTCTCCCCTGTTTTTTGAGGCTCTTGGGCTGGGTTAGTTGCTCTGTAGGTTTTACTTGTGTGCCTTGGCGCCCAGactaacagaaaaaaaaaagaacaaaaagcagAGAAAACAGAGCAcacctttatatatatatatctatatatatatatttatatattttgtgttgAAGGTCTTCCCTATCttttaaaaagattttctGATGGTCTGATACCAAtgtcataaaattttaaaatagaataatatcatctaaaaaatataataaggtACGTACCTAAATTTTCATATACAAGGCCAGAGAAGGCAGAACAACCAGGACCTCCATTGAGCCAAAGCACCAGAGGATCATACTCTGGACTCCCTTCAGACTCAAAGAAGTAATAAAACAGCTGCACATCATCCATGCTGCCCACTCCCACGTACCTTCATATAATTAAcccataaattatataattcatTGCCATATTTTGTATTAATGCAAAGTAATTAACTGAGTAGAAAAATAATAGTTATAAGAACAAAGATACCAACCCAGTTTCAAGCTTGAAGGGGAGGTCACCGCGAAAGCCGGGTAGGGTTTTGACAATATTGGACGTTGATGCAACATTAATGTTCAAAAGGGTCACCAGAAGAAGTGCTTGTGGCAAcatggtgatgatgatataCTTGCTGCTAGGCATATTTcatcacatatatataggGAATGCTTTACGGCTCTACTGTGAATTTAGGAAGCGTGCTATGATTTAAGgaatttgtcttttttcttcagcCATGACGTGACTGGATAGTCTGAACATTAGGTGGCACCTCTTGATCATCAGCAAGCAAGGAGACCTTCTTCATTGAAATTatccattttttgtttgtttagcCTAGTAATAATAGCTTTCGtgtcataaaataaatttgaaaaatgtttttatattttgggaATTGTATTTTTCATCTGGATTTTGTCCCATTCAAATTCTTCAACTAGTGTATGTAAGATTTCTgtaaaaagaaatacaaataaaGTGAGACCAGTATGGGagttaaaatattagaaaatttgGTATAAGTTCAATTCTGATAAGAGAGATTTTAAGTGGAATTCACGCAAAAGTTGTTGATCTAAGTCCTTTGACTTTTGCTTCACATAAGATTACatgcctttttttatttatttattgatgtttattctatttattttctaattattttgttgttccAATTATACCCTTGTGAATTATGGATTTGTAAAAACCATAAGTTATTGATTGAGTGCTGTTATTTCTACTCCCTTGTTCTATTTCCCCAACCAccttatcttcaaaattttaaagacaatTTATCCATTtataaaatgacttctaaggacttaagaaaaaaaaaaaactcaactaACATATCCCATCTATTCTAGGGTTtggtaaaaagaagaagaaaaagttaaaGAAGAAAGCGTACATTTTTCCCCTCTGCAAAACCGgccaacaaatttttttcaagtttcaataattaataacaataaaataaaattgaaccaaacaaattaagaaagtctcatcttctctctcttcactttATCAGTCTAAACAACTCAGGTCTCATAGgaaacctttttcttttttttttctttttttttatcattatcAAAGCTGCACAGTGATATTCAACTTGCACCGATTAATTTGGTAGTGAGTTTTGTTGGTCGCAATCTCTAGATCTATAGTGCCTCTCAATTCTCTGATAaattttttggtctttttcGGCAAGGGTTGTGGTCTCTATGAAGGTTGAAGACAGAAATTTCGGAGAGGCAAAAACAAAGCAATGAAATAGAGGGATAAAAAGTTCTCAATCTGCATGCATGTCAAATATGCTATTCCACCAAAGAATTGTGATGATGTGGAAAGAGAAAGTGAAAAGAGTTCGTGTTGGTTTTGATCAGAGTTGGTCCTAATTTTTTCTGAGTCGTAGGAGATGGGTGTTGTTCATGGTGGTTTTCTCGgttaaaaaagagagatagCTGGCGTAGCCAGGCTGCATTCTGTGTATTCAGAAAACACTGAAATAGGGcagggtattttaggaataatggtgggtggaaaaataagattgtattttttaaaatttatgttgTGGGTGGAAAGATAAGATGAGTGGGAAAATAGGACAGAtaggtggaaatagcagcactctattAACTCTTAGGACATTTATTATCatatttgatttcaatttaattgcaaatctatttattgaattttgaaattttgaaatatttatcaAACGGACCTTAATATTACTACATTTATTtactctttatttatttataaacaagtCTTCTTATATCTAAACTGGTGTAGGCAATGAGGTTGGGCATGAACCACCAATGAATATCAAAGTAAGATTCAATCTGATTTTAAACTTGAGAtacttctttttcattttatttttttgggataaAAAATTGGTATTAGTTGCTTGAACCCACATTACAAGGCCACAGCTTTACAACTTAAaagtaattttatagagaAGCACATGGGAGATATTTCTTCCCAGAACTAATTTTGGCCTGTCTAGAATCACTCTCAAACAAACTCAAATTACCTCTTGTCCAAGTAATTAAATCCATAAGTTACCTCTAGTCTAGGTAATTAAACCCAAAAGCTAACTCTTGTGCACATATTTATACCCATAAATTGCCTCTAGTCTAGGTAATTGAACTCATATAATGCCTTTAGTATGGATCTTTAAACacataattaaagtaaaaagtaCATATCTAAAATGTTACAgaaatagaagaaagaaactcaCACATCCACAATAGGTATACTCGCACTTGAATATATTGAGATAAAACTCCATAAAAATTGCTTTGAAAAACCgaagaaaaaaactattaCCTAGCTAGAAggcaagtatatatatagaaaactCCATAAAACAATTgcttaaaaaaacacaagaaaaaaactatTACCTATAAGGCAGGTACATGGAAtgttttttcatataattCCATTTTTGATAGTGGCAACTACTTACTTGGTGAGAGTGGACTACAATTAAAAAGGGAGATCATCTAGACTGCATTCATTACATCTTTATGAAAATGAAAGTGGCCTTTAAAATATTGACTGATAATTGAAGCACTTGGGTTCTCAGAGATTCTGCACAAcctggaaaaaaagaaaaaacagaagaagttGTGATTTTGGTTGTGCACACTGGCAGAACCACTGCAAAGGCTGCAGTGGGCTGTAGCCCAGGAAgatttttgggaaaaaaaaaattaaacttataTATTTGTCTTGTTTTAAATACATTCAAGTATGTATTACCTATCAGAGTTTTaaaaagtccaattttttatgaatttagttgcatgacaacaataaaaataaacattaagaCCTATCAGAATTTATTGttgtatattttcattttgataatATTTGGTTTCCGGTTgcatttaatatgtatttgttttatattaaagTTAATTGGAAATTGCAAGGGGTTTGTAACTCAAATAGTTAAGACCATTTATCATTGTCCTAGGTTCGATTTTCCCCTTCCCCAATATCAATTGtatcaagagaaaaaaaaaattaggaattagTCAATAAAGCTATGAACTAGCttggtttatatgatttaatgtatacttttatttctaaaataaCTATATaaactataaatacataaaataaaaacatttgatCATAGATGTTTAGCTAATGACTTTATCTAGCCCACCCGTTGAAAAATTCATGGTGATTGTGCAGAGGACTTAATCAGAACGATTTTATTGCTTTGCTAGAGAGACGTATGGTGCTTGATCTCAGCTCAACCAGTATGACGTGGTTGATTTCGAAGACAGAAAATGCAGGCTAAGAAGATAATAAGGGAAAAGAAACAGGAGATCGAAAGTTTCAAGATTCTATAAACCAACATTCCGTGGAAACAGAAAATCCGAGTTTTTTTTAGGAccacaatttatttttttggtggcATCCGCATTGCCTGCATGTCACGAAATTGAACTACTGGCCGTGGCAGCCACAATATTTTTGGATCCAACTACTGGTCAGCCACCCATTGGTCAACCTACTTAGTCTTCCCTGCTCCTCTCTTTGATTGTTGTTCAAAGGGTAAGGCTTCACAAAGGATCATCCAgatggtgtttttttttttgcatggtttttggtttgtttactACATAACACATTAACAAGGGATCATCcagaagaatatatatatatatattaactaCTGGTGTGTTTATAGTAGACAGAGGAATTGACTCAAACAATATGAGGTCTGTGTGTTTATAGCTATctcaaaaataaaactgaTATTTGATTTATGATTTTATGACAACTTTGAAGAATTGACTCAAACAGACACAGGCTTTACCAATCCAACATCAACTATAATGAACTTTTGCTGTGAACCAGTTAACTTATTAAGTTTGGGATACAGAAATTCTGACTACAGCGGTTAGTATGCGAACCACCGACTAATCATAGCATGACATTTTTCAGGTTTGTACTGTGGAGCTGTGTAACCCGCTCCctgaaaattcagaaaatttaGTCTCAGCTTTTGGTCAAGCAAATTGCAGTGTGGAATAATTTAATAGCTCAAGATGGGTCTTGGCTTCTTGCCTTTATAGTTGTGTATGTCAACTGGTTCTTTTTATCTTAGTatctaaagaaaaataaagaggcACAACTATGAGATAGTTGTAATCTGATTTTCTGACTAAACTCAACTTAAACAGAAGAAAGATTAAGGACAtgatgaaaatataaaaagtaagAAAGAAGCTGAGATAGATATCAACCCTGCAACCTGTCCGTCGACGGTCGTCAGAGATTTTATCCAAGCCATAGTAGCCACATATGTCATGATCACCACTGTTAAAAGACAAGCATTGTGTTAAGAAATGATAATTTGAGAATGAATAGATTGTGATGCACCGAGATTAGCACTTACATATATGGACCATGGGAATAGAATTCATGCTCGGGTAggtttattcatttataataagagtaatgctacacttaccacatttttatcttatatttttataccacatgatgtggcatgttCATATCATATGCCACAACAATTAAATGAATGAAGtctattttaataaataaaattagaagaataaaaactaGTATTTTACATGATATATATGGTATGTACACAtctgccacatcatgtggtataaaaTTATGGTATAATAAATAGTGTCTTAATGATCTATAATTATTACAaatcttttcatattttgggATTATCTAGATTCATGATAAAATTATGAGTAATGTTACATTTACTacatttttatcccacatttctataccacatgatgtggcgtgtccatatcatatgccacgttaattaaatcaatgaagtgtattttaataaagaaagtttaatttacagtttttttgtaagtgttaacaaatcataaaagaaaagagaatgttaaataattttaattgtggCTATCCACCTcatctgccacataaggtggtatgAGAATGTGGTATAAGAAATAGGAGGATTTGGTTCAATGTAAGTGATATCTTCCTTATATCTATAAATAGTTTGAGAACGCTTAAAAAGGATGATGGGAAACTTCAATTTGAGCATGACTCAAAAGAAATCACCacaaaggtttttttttttataaaaaattaaaaagcctTAATGGACTACCCAACAGAAAAAAGCAAGGAGAGAGGAGGGGAGAAGGGCAATGAAcacttcttcctcctccccctTTGTGGAGTTTTTCTTGGGACTCATAGAAGGAGAGAGCGATTAAGCTTCTTAAGCGTAAAAAGTACACCCTACTTACCACATAATCAAATGTAAGCGCACCCtatattgattattattatttgattgacTTGTAAATGTATCGACTAGACTTTATGTGTGATTCATGTGAGCAATGAAGTCGtggcttctctctctctctctctctct
Proteins encoded in this window:
- the LOC18766970 gene encoding serine carboxypeptidase-like 13 isoform X3, yielding MPSSKYIIITMLPQALLLVTLLNINVASTSNIIKTLPGFRGDLPFKLETGYVGVGSMDDVQLFYYFFESEGSPEYDPLVLWLNGGPGCSAFSGLVYENLGPLSFDYAHSIGNKPKLKLNPYSWTKVANIIFLDAPVGTGFSYAKNWEGYSNLNDTLSAAQTYEFLRKWLMDHPKFYNNPLYIAGDSYSGIIVPMVVQEISDGNQDEHVPPMNLKGYVLGNPVTDKKKDYNYKVLFAYLKALISDELYQSMKKNCKGEYINVDLNNTLCVEDLELYNECVEGIHSAHILEPSCTTIESPKSAQSKWNGNYFSNKDSVNLLLSFLQLRRPWCRSYNYLYSSIWENDKTVQDALHIQEGSITEWERCNKTLQELYISDVSSSLVYHENLIKQGYRVLVYSLYIHSGDHDMDIPYVATMAWIESLNLTVDSPWKPWFVDGQVAGYRVQYTYKKYQLTYATIKGAGHTAPEYKPEECHAMISRCKQTKNHAKNLHLDDPL
- the LOC18766970 gene encoding serine carboxypeptidase-like 13 isoform X1 → MPSSKYIIITMLPQALLLVTLLNINVASTSNIIKTLPGFRGDLPFKLETGYVGVGSMDDVQLFYYFFESEGSPEYDPLVLWLNGGPGCSAFSGLVYENLGPLSFDYAHSIGNKPKLKLNPYSWTKVANIIFLDAPVGTGFSYAKNWEGYSNLNDTLSAAQTYEFLRKWLMDHPKFYNNPLYIAGDSYSGIIVPMVVQEISDGNQDEHVPPMNLKALKVYWLQGYVLGNPVTDKKKDYNYKVLFAYLKALISDELYQSMKKNCKGEYINVDLNNTLCVEDLELYNECVEGIHSAHILEPSCTTIESPKSAQSKWNGNYFSNKDSVNLLLSFLQLRRPWCRSYNYLYSSIWENDKTVQDALHIQEGSITEWERCNKTLQELYISDVSSSLVYHENLIKQGYRVLVYSLYIHSGDHDMDIPYVATMAWIESLNLTVDSPWKPWFVDGQVAGYRVQYTYKKYQLTYATIKGAGHTAPEYKPEECHAMISRCKQTKNHAKNLHLDDPL